A stretch of DNA from Daphnia magna isolate NIES unplaced genomic scaffold, ASM2063170v1.1 Dm_contigs066, whole genome shotgun sequence:
ACATCAAATCATCCTTCAAATTAAACAGGCTGTATTATTGCTGTCACACCATATACAATTTATGTAAAGCTTTTAGACCTTTTGTTGTGACCACAGCAACATTTTTAGATCCTGCAACACATTGTAGACTTGTGAATTTACATTGTTCACATTCTAGTGGAAGGAAACATGGAACAGTAACATCTGAATATCAACAGTTTGAAATTATATTGAAgataaagtaaaaactgaaaaataaattgttttatgtTACCAATTATTTAATTTATCCGTCTGAAGACAAAAATTCGCTTTGGCTCAAAAAGCTGTTGTGTTTTCCATCACTGATCACTGTCATGGAATAAAACTTTGCTGTGAACATTCGGCTTTGCGACGATTGCCCCCTTTAACTAATGCCCCCCATGTGGTCGACTATAGCCCCCATCGACTGTTGCCCCCCAAACTAATACTAACAAATGCCCcctccaaaaacaaacgatagccctcttattttattatttatatttcgAAATAAAACTTgattgggaaaaaaatttggtGTAAAAAATCAAGTAaaagttgaaaatttttctaagtcccaacTCATCGGGAGTGATGAAAAATGTAACCGGCAGTTGACGTGGTTGAAGCCGTTGAAGAAACGAAGAAAATCGgtaaaatcgaaaaaaagttgaaaatttttctaagtcccaacTCATCGGGAGTATTGAAAAATGTAACCGGCAGTTGACGTGGTTGAAGCCGTTGAAGAAACGAAGGAAATGGGCAAAAAcgaaaagtagaaaaattttctaagtgGGGGGGCTATAGTCCCGGAGGGCATTTGTTAGTATAAGTTTGGGGGCAACAGTCGAGGGGGGCTATAGTCGACCAAACGGGGGGGCATTAGTTAAAGGGGGCAATCGTCCACACGCCGGGCTACATGTACTAAGATCACTGTTTGGAAATTCACTTCTTGTGTCATGACTGATGACAGAATATGGTTCGAGAGTTATTCCTTTTCTCCGTCTTTTTGCTTTTGCTCATCAATTTGCAACCATTTCCTGTACCCACTTCAGACAAGTTGTGTTTCCTTAAAACCGAacttctttcctttctttattctttatcAATGTACTtcaatgaattttgttttctattagttttccccatttctttttcacaaatcTACCACAAAATATTGTTAACATGATTTTTCCCGCGCGAAGAGTATGGTGTTGACAGTGCTAAAGATTAAAAATTGTGCCATTGAGGGCAGCACGCGTAGCGGTGTCTAAAAGACGTGACGAAACGGTACAACGAAGTGAGGGTCACATTCGTCCTACCATTTCGTCACGTTGGCTGAGATCAAATTGGATCAATCTGTGAAGATTCGATCAATCTGTGAAGAACGGATCGCCGGTCAAATTTTTGCCGATCATTCTGCCCGATCATTTCTAGGGACACCTAATGTTGAAAATTCACACTGTTTGATGAATTTTGTATTTGATATGAAGAATTccatattgtcgcgggtggaaagagagattggttatctcttcgcagagatgagtcatccacttcttggacaacgctgcgatcgtggtgaagaaattatcgggagaagtctgctctaagaaagatacgcagatatccagtccggaaggggagtaattcgcgcaacggtataaaacgctgccccgaatctgcgttagagaAGTCTCTATCGgatgagctcccggagctgggcgccgttagaggagttccctggtttccctagaggtcttcagacgttctccaacttttggtaatggttatcctctttttgtttaagtaaaaccattgattagatttaagtcatcacttgttgtattcatttgtgcttGTTCAAATGCAACCGGTGTGACAATATGATGATATTCTTGTACAGcttttcattatattaaacacgtttgtcttctctctagtgcagcaacttttacacctttgttaaaaatggatatatttaataaatattgacaaATTCTATTTCtaatgaattctgcactagagagaagacaaacgtgtttaatataatgaaataggcaatgttgcgaaaggcgcaaatttcaaaaaattgtgaatttcaattaCAAATTTAATATagaaataattgcctaatctagatgaattaggtatttaaggatagggaattaaattaaaattaaatgaaatcaatttctggacacattgattggtaattttatagataacgaacgaaaaaccccaatttttactatacccccgagaggcaAGGGGCCTCCtttactagcgaacctggcggggaatcttgggaccctttactgaacacccgccggtCTTGGGGATAGCCGAGAGTGTACCAATCCTTTTATATCGGGGCAATAGCATGAAAGAAGGTGGttatatttattaaattttaagTACAACCAAGAACCAAGCATGGTTTAAAATTCTCATTCATAGTTTTTCAGCAATACGGTCCAAATTTTCAAACGAGCCGCAATCTGACATTGTAAGAATGCATTACATTATTACGCAGAGCCCAGTTACTATACATAACAACATATGCTGGTACGGCGTACTATACCGTACGGTTTATTATTcttaagaataaataaaactataataacCAACCCACAACTCGCAAACCTCAGTGGGAATAGTTATTCcaagttatttttttatttatttagcaCTAATAAAAGCAAtttgatacaaaaaaaatgtataataaTAGTTGAGTGGTTATAGTATCTGATTCTCAATAGAATGGAAGAGACAACCAAGGTTCAATTTCAAGCAAAggctctttttattttgtgtattTTCTTTGGATATCCAATGGACGTCCAATGGATAATCCAAAAAGACGTTTAAAAAACGGACATAAGAATGCCCTACCTATTAAAGACGTCAAATGGGATATCCTGCTCAGCCTGAAAGGACCTAGCTGGGATATCCCTGTGACGGCAGCATGCTAGTAGGGTACATGCGATAACAAAAtctaccgctagatggcgaaaaGTTTGATCGCTAAAAATGATCGGATcggaatattttttttttatcgtctATTCGATCTCCGATCAATCTTGAATGATCGGATTGGCGATCACTTTTTTATCTTGATCGCGATCGCGACAAGTCTGGCTGCAGccacagcagaccaacttggacacaaatgagattttcgcatttgtggagaacacGCAACCCTGGACGTTTTACTGCTCCATACAgttcaaaatttaaataattgtaTTTTAATAAGCTATAtgtccaaaatcaaaatctgTAAGTTGCAACAAATAACCATCGATAAAACCATTTATTAATTCATTTTCCATTAATTTACCAGAATAATTTCGACTagaaaaaagatagaaaaataaaatgtagaATGACCTTTTCTGCAAAATTTCTCTAGCAAATTAATGATAAGCAAATTATATCTTTAATTTTCCCACTTTCGTCCTATGCCTCCCATGTTAAattccttcatttttttcagaTGGCTCCGTGGCTTCGGTGGCTTCCACAGATAACCACCTCAACACCGCATACCCTTTCTATCAATAACGCCACCGCTAGAAAGCGGTCATAGCTGTACAATttaataaaatagaaataccTTCATTGGACATAAATCCGATCTTCTCAGTAAAAATttgcacatttttttcttttttacgcTACATTGTTCGTTGATTGGGTAGCATGGGTTCAAGTTCGAGACACAAAGTCAGGCCAAAGAATGTACGTACCAAAGAATGTAGGCCTATCAGTGAAGTCAAAGAAAGAATCAGTACCAAAGAATGTAGGGTCAATAGAATTCAGATTCAGCGATAATATTATTTTCCAGTGCGACTCCCTTAATCCGTTGGCAAGTTTGGTATTGATACTGTGGTCATTGTTATGCAAATCATGAAAAATGTGTTAAAATTTTATCAGAAATTTACTATTACGTGTGATTACAATATACTGAAGTAGCTAAATGGTGCTCTCTGCGGAAGATCGGACAAAAAACGATAAATTTTAGAAAACTTATTGGAGAAATCTCTTTTGTTAATACTTTTTCGAGAGCATAGTTTTTAAAGTGATaacattataaaaaaatgaataatcaGAGATGTGCTGAGTACCGCGCGTTATGAACGGAACTCATTCGTTTATGGTCCATTCGCAAGTCAACAGTACATGGAATTGGGTAACTAGTTATTTTTCCGACAGCCCAGCTAGTACTGGCATTTCTTTGGTATGGAAAAACTTGATTTGGTGAACATTAAAACATTCAATATTCTCTAAAGTAtaatagaaattcaaaatggaagTTCCTGCTTAAGAAACTGTAAACATATTGCACGTGTTATCTATAATTATAGGTAAAATTACTGAAAgctgtttccttttgtttgtGTAACGTGCTTCGTTAATAAGGCCGCCAAACAGCTGGATCCGTAGAGGGTTGAGTTCTTCCCAAGTTCTCACCCGTTTCATGTTCAGGAGAATCGGACCCGTTTGACGCGCTATTGACGGGACCGTTCGGATTATCCGGTGGGGATCCAGTCAATCCATGAAGCGCTTCACCGATCTCTCCGCTTGATTCGTTACCCCCAATAGCTGAATTCAGCGACTCTAGGTATCCGTCGTGTTGTTGGTGATGACGATTATCAACACGGTAGAGCGATGGACTTCCATGATGAGGACTTTGAGCATAAAGGGACGTTCTAGTATCGGTATGGTGAATCGTTCCGTGATGATATTGATGGGAATGAGGGTAGACGATGGATTGGTAGACAGAACTATGTGTCGATCCTGGTCCGACCACCGATGACACCTGCCCATGTGTTGGGGCAACTGAAGATGATGGCGCTGTACCGTAGTAGGTTGAAGAATGACCAAGCAGGGCATAAGTTGTCGGAGAACTGCCAGTTCTGTAAAAATGTAGAATGCAATTCTTAGTATTGATcaaaaaactcataatactACTttaattaatgttttttttttgttttttttaatggcgaACGGAGAAATTTATTCGTCCAAAGTATTTTGGCCGCAGTCGGTAATTTCATGGTAATAGGTTCGGTTTTAgtcaaatgatttttttttttattctttagtCAATAGTTAATAGCCGAATATTTTAAGGGTAATATATGAAATTTAAAGATTAAACTAGAAATATTTTATTGAACCTGAAACaagtgttgtttttttttgcagaaacTTTCCTAATCATAGAAAATTTAAGATTGACACTTTTGCACGTATCAATTATTCCTCGAAATAGATACGCGCTACTACAGAAAGACGACAAAGCAATCGACTACCGTATAGTATTTCGGTTATGAGTATCATTTGAGACACCAAGGTATCTCAGGCTGAATTCAAAGTGAAAACAAGGAGGTGGTAGAGTCAGGGGTACAAGAAACATGAACCCACACAAAATACCTACTGCTGATTTTCGATCCCCCAAGCCACTCGGACAGCCCTAGTATATGCGAAATCTTCCATTTTCGCTTCCCAATCAATAGCGGCTGTTACTGGTATTTTGTTAGGTCATTACAGTGTTGCTTTCAGCCAAGCTAAGCTATAAATAATACCTCATGTACATCCCAGTTCATCTTTAAGTTTACTGAGCCAGTCGCCTTATTTGTTATCTTATAGTgagagttaaaaaaattattattattattacagtGGCCTAGTCTCAAACGAACCGCTGTCATTCATTCAACCGCTGCCGATATGACACGTACACTTAAAAACTAAAAGCTCTCTGAAGAATTATTTTGCACTCCATACACGTGTAAACTTATTCTGCCTTATTTTTACAATAAACTAAACTTAAAGAGAAAATACTGTGTTATATGGCGCAACGGAGTAGTCTAAAAATGTTGAGTTATAATTCATAAATCTTTCTGCGACTTGCGATGAAACGAAATTATGAATagagaataaaacaatatACCCTGGGCCGGAGATAAAGGCCGCGGCGGATGGTGCGAAATGCCCCATATTGTGATGAGAATGAAACAATTGACTTGAGTTGACTGTGCTGTTATTCCCGCTACCGGTTCCAGATACTGTGCTGCCGTTACTCTGTACTTGGGCATAGTGGTTGTGTTGGTCGTTGGTCGAAGGGTTGATTTCGACGACATTTCCGCCATTGCCGGTGCCTTCAGATGACGACACTGATCCCGTGGCCACTATGTTAGAATGGTATCGGTTTGTGCTCATCATTGAGTAATCGGAACCAAAATCTGAAACTAGTCCAACATTGCAATCGCCCATACCTGAAATAGAATCACAAAATTATAGTTTCAGTTAATGCCTGGTCGCGTTTTTTCGTGGAAATCGATTACAAAGCGACCAAATTCATTTAGATATGAAGCTTTCGTACGGCAAAACGGAGCTTGTCTTTGTCATTTACCATCGcaatttagattttttcaTAGTCATGTCGTATTTAGCATCCACTAAATTCCAAAGAAACTTCTGCACTTCTTATATTAGTCAATTAAACGTTTGTGGTGTAAACTACCAGATGGAAATCATTAATTTCataataaatacattttcatTCAACATACGTAGCTACGGAACAGGGTTGTTTCGACGACTGTTGGATACTCTATAAAGGAACGTTGGCGAGCTTAGACAATAACAGGAAGTGTTTGCCATCTCAGTGGTGTAGACCCACAGTCTCGATAAGAATAAAGCTTCTATCAGAAACATCCTAGCTCCGCAAACGTCGTCTAGTATCGCAAAAGACTTCTGAGTTTTCAATGCCATTTTGTCGTTACTAAAATTAAACTTGCTCGGTGCTTAGGGTTTCAAGATATTGTTACCTTGTGTGATTACACCTGCGCATGATCGTAAATACCCCCTTGGCTTAAGCTGATTGGAATTAATTGCTTCCGGTTGCCCTCCTACTGCACAATGCGTTGGCAGCGCATCAAAAACTTGTGGCGCCTATTCCATGTAGCCTAAAGAATAACCCTTCTTCTAAACTTTTTCTTAAATTCGGTTCAAccgaaaaatatttttgtttttttttcttaatgaatTCTGCCATTAAACAGGTTGCTTACATACTACGGCAATTCTTCGAGATTTCGTTCAGAACTAAAAGAAACCTTATGGGCGAAGCTTGCTTGTCCAGAAATGCACATTGTATAAACACGTGATCCCATTTCCTTGTTCTTACTTGCTACCAGGAAATAGTCtcaataaaattttattgGTTTACGAACACACTGCTATCCCTTTTATTCCTTCTATTTCGGTAAACATTTTTGTGTTTACTGCATTTACCATTTTGTTTACTTCGTTAGTAGCATTGAGCCAAAAGCTTTCAAGCGCTTTGAAAAGCACCTGGTATGGATTTAAAGCCAAAATGTACAAGTGAAGTGATACCTACTCGCGGAGTACGTCAGACAATCACAATTAATCTGGCAAAAACTATACTGCTTAGTTAACTATTTGAGCCTTCATCAGATTGGGCAAGTAAAATACTGGAACGATActtaaaaacttcttttttaatgagacatatttttttttttgtgagcaGTAAATAATGCATAGAAAATAAATTACAAATTTAAGATGAATAACAGTAGTGCTCCTAATGATCGTTTTAGCCCAATCGCTTAGCAAGTGTAAAGGAAGGGAGGGATTATCTTGTTTAATGAAAAGCCATTTTGTACATTAGGTGAATCCTAACATCTGCCCATCATCTTTAGATATGAGAAAAATATATCCTCATCCAgtggttttttaaatgtcaagTTGACAATAATACCCTTTTCTTATATATCTATTAAAAAACGACACGATCCCAATCGAACTTACGGATTTCGCCAATGCGATCACGGAGAAATATAgtcatttaaacaaatttatgcaaaaaacataacaataaatctaaaaaaaactaaataaataaatataaataaaaaagatgaaaactTGAAGACGAAAAAGATGTACATGTTTTGGCGATAGTGAAAAAAGAGTACATACCAGCTGTAGTCGGAGCTATTTGTCCGTGGGCTATTGAGACGTTGATTGCATTGTTGCCTGAAGGCGTGCTTCCATT
This window harbors:
- the LOC116936602 gene encoding protein lozenge isoform X2, with the translated sequence MLLANEMHMPSGQAAATPHHQSVSSELASPTESTSSSPPHGGRPDSAPSTTDLLWTDRALTEIIGDPSAPSALLGGELVRTGSPCVICTALPTHWRSNKTLPTAFRVVCLGGVEDGTLVTVRAGNDENCSSELRNATAIVKNHVAKFNDLRFIGRSGRGKSFTLTITVSTTPPQVATYSKAIKVTVDGPREPRSKTHAGQPNHLATNQDAIWPPYGGSGGSSAGALSSGSSSSSTISSSYPSYLGCNVTSSPSTTYNPPVLTYTDLGVGGNGSTPSGNNAINVSIAHGQIAPTTAGMGDCNVGLVSDFGSDYSMMSTNRYHSNIVATGSVSSSEGTGNGGNVVEINPSTNDQHNHYAQVQSNGSTVSGTGSGNNSTVNSSQLFHSHHNMGHFAPSAAAFISGPGTGSSPTTYALLGHSSTYYGTAPSSSVAPTHGQVSSVVGPGSTHSSVYQSIVYPHSHQYHHGTIHHTDTRTSLYAQSPHHGSPSLYRVDNRHHQQHDGYLESLNSAIGGNESSGEIGEALHGLTGSPPDNPNGPVNSASNGSDSPEHETGENLGRTQPSTDPAVWRPY